From the genome of Monomorium pharaonis isolate MP-MQ-018 chromosome 1, ASM1337386v2, whole genome shotgun sequence:
TCTGATTGTAGGTTTGATAGGACGTTCGATTGTACTCTATCTTTGTCACACCGTCTCCGAAATATCGTACAAGTTCTTTAGGTGACCGAAGATTACCAAAACTATCGAAATATATCACGTAATTGTCTCTCTTTGCGTACGCTACCCAATGAGTACCGGGACCCGTCACATCATCCAGGTTTACGATACCGCTCTCGTTTCGTCGTGGACCGCTTATCGGTAATGCGTTACGCATGAAAACATCTCTAAAGTATGGAATACGCATACGAGTAGCCAGTTGCTGCAGTTGCACATTTGTCATTGCACCCACAggcatttttaacgttttttcgacgttttttttttttttctttcgctgTTACACCTTTTTCGTATTTGTATGGAGCGAGGTATAGTCCTTTTCCACCTGTGTATGGACCAAGATACACCTCGCGACTTTCCATCATGTGATTGTGACGTTGTAACTTCTCGAGCTGACTTCGCGCGACTTTACTATCATTCACTGCTTTTGCCACGCTAACCGCTTCACCGATCATGGATCCGAGTGCACCCAATAACGGTAGAATCGGTAACATGCCGCCTCGTTTCGCTGTTGGAAGTactcgtttctttttcattgTCTTTTTCTTCATCGTCGTCTTCTTCATGTCCATGCCAATCTTTGTTTTAGCTTTCATAGCTGCCCAAatggcagcagcagcagctttCTCTTTTAGAGCTGAATCTTTTGCGATTACACGTCCTAACGCTTTCGTGGCGAGTACCTTGTCCGCCGCGTGTCGTTTAGCGAGATTGTTGTTTTGAGAATAAGCAATATCGCGGCACGCTGCATCCAATGGATTTACACCCTCATCGCCTCTGGCTAATCGTTTTTTCAAGTGTGTTCCCGGGCCGCAAAATTGATATCCAGGGATATGTAGCTCGAAAGGAAGCGCGTTTATCAAGCGATTTAACAAACCACAACCCGATGGCATTCGCTACAATTCTTGATCAACTGTGCGGGACCGTTGAAATCAGGAATATTAGAGGGATGTGGTAACAGCGCGAATATCTTTGCTACTAAACGATTCGCGGTTTTGCACGCATATAAATAGGCGTTCAATCCTACCTTTTTACTTAGTAGAAAATGAAGTTCGTACGACAACTGTTGTCGATACGCGTTACAAATTACGACGACAAATTGTCACTGATGGGTGGCAGTGGTGAGAAGCGTAAGCATGGTGAAATGCTGCCGAGTACTATACGTGCGATTATTTGCGGACCCTCGAATTGTGGTAAAACCAACGTCATCATAAGCTTGTTGAAAAGTCCGCACAGTGTACGTTTCgagaacgtgtacgtgtactcAAAATCGTTACAACAGCCGAAATATCGATACTTGGAGAATTTGTTAACATCGATCAATGAAATCAGTTACTTTACACTCTCTAATAACAGTGACGTCATTCCTCCAAGCAAGGCGCGTTCAAACTCAATCTTCATCTTTGATGACATGGCGTGCGATAagcaagatacgataagagaatatttttcaatgggTAGACACTCAAACGTCGATAGTTTTTATCTCTGTCAGACGTATGCTAGAATAcctaaacatcttatacgtGACAACGCGAATCTACTGATCCTGTTCAAGCAAGATAATACCAACCTGAAGCATGTATACAACGATTACGTGAATACCGATATGACGTATGATGATTTTTGTACATTGTGTCGCGATTGTTGGCAGCGTGATTATGGATTTCTAGTGATAGACAAGAACAGTGAGCTTGCTAACGGATGATATAGAAGAGGATTTAACGAGTTTGCGATACCACGGAACGGTTAGTCGTTATCGATACGTCAACGTTAAACAAACGTCAACATGGCTGAAAACAAAGATATACGCGAGCGTGAAAAAATCGCAAGGGAGTTTGAGAAAACGAGTGAATCAATCCGAAAAAAACATCGCGCCTTGCAGACTGGTAGGATTGAAGAGAATATCGTGACCAAGAGACACTTTGAACCTCTCATTGAATCGCTGCAAAAGATTGTTGACAATTCTAGTACACACGCAATAAAAGAGGAGCCTCGTGACGATGATGTTGAAACGTCGTTTGTTCAGAAGGATACGACAAAGAGTAAGATAAAGAGGAAACGAAAAAACACTTCGATGAATCACGCCTTAAACAAATCGTACAAACTTATGCGGCATACATTAAACGACACGGTAGATTTACTATCGATACAGCATGAGCAGCAGCATACGTCAAACAATGCAATGGATTCACCAGCAATGGATTCGCCAGCAATAGCGTCCACACCGCGTACGGTAGTTGTACAACCGAAGATACCCAAGTCGCTCGAGAACGAAGATGTTTTTGAAACGGCAGACGATTCGTTTGCAGCAATCGTTCGAAATCGTTTGCAAACACCAGAGAGTCGAAAAGCGTTGTCGCAGCACTTTGGTCCGCTAGGTCAAGAGTACATCGAAGATTTCCTCAGCGGTCAtggtgaaaaagagaaaattatagatatcgtTTACGGTGTTTATCTGGGCAAGGATGGAATGATGCTTGgtaataaaaagtttgacGTGGACAGCGAAGATAACATAATTGTCGACGGTATGCGATACGTTGGCACACCGGGTTTTTACGAACTGATCTTTAAAAGATATCCCGATGATTCCCTCTACACGGAAAACGATAAACGaaagtataaaaacatattgttgGTTACAAATGCACATAAACGAAATCACGTTTCACACGGTCGATTATTGAGCAACAAAggatataagtataaatataattgcaccgttattaaatgataaatttacgaTTGGAAAAGGATTACCTAACGTTGTGACATTAAATGATAACGCGATCGATTATGTGCACTGGGATGATCCCAACGAGCTAGTGAATCGCTTACGTTTGCTTGAAACTTCGCGTCAAGCTGGTCACAATGCACATGATAATGAGATGTTGTCAATAATTGAAGAACTTCGCGAGGCtggtcttattataaattaacgttaAACGAACATAAAATGAACATGAAACCAACataaaagaacgtgaaaccaacgtgaaagaacgtgaaattAACGttaaacgaacgtgaaagaacgtgaaaccaATGTGAAAAAACGTGAAACCAACGTGAAAAAACGTGAAACAAatgtgaaagaacgtgaaaccaacatgaaagaacgtgaaaccaacgtgaaagaacgtaaaatgaacgcgaaagaacgtgaaaaaacgtaaaatgaACGCGaaagaatatgaaaaaacgtgaaacaaacgtaaaagaacataaaatgaacgtgaaagaacgtaaaagaacgtaaaagaacgtgaaagaacgaaATAAATCATAGTGTAATTTCATCGCGCGCGTTCTTACTTGATCGATAGTTTGCGAAACATGAAATCATCGAAATTCAATAGACGTGTTAGTTCTGAGAGGTTGCGACTCGTCGAGGAACTGCTCcagcaagaagaaattttccacGAAGACGTGTTGTAGTTCGAGGATACGACGACTTGTGGCAGGCTGATATCGTTGAGATGCATCCGTATTCACGTTTCAACAAAGGCTATCACTACATACTCACTGTCATCGATGTGTTGAGCAAATATGCGTGGATTGTACCACTCAAGAGCAAGGGTGGAAGCGAGACGGCTAACGCTATCGCCAAGATAATTCGAGAGAGCAGTAGACAtccgaaaaacttgcaaaCCGATATGGGGAAGGAGTTTTACAACGCTGATGTACagaaattcttgaaaaacatgatatcaatcattattctacgtACTCTGTAATGAAAGCGTCGGTTGTTGAGCGATTCAATCGCACGCTGAAAAACGACATGTGGAAGCAATTTACGTTCAACGGTGATTACAAATGGATTGATATGTTACCGCGTCTCGTGTCTACTTACAATACCCGAAAGCATTGAACAATTGGCATGCGACCCATTGACGTAACGCCCGCGGTAACTGAAAGACTCTTAGTTACAGTATACAacgctataaaaatttaaagtgggTGACTCTGTACGCGTAAGCAAGTACAAAACTGTCTTTGAAAAGGATTATACACCAAATTGGACGACTGAGGtgtttaaaatcattaaagtCCAGCATACCAATCCCGTAACCTATTTACTCGAGGATTATTGCGGAAAATCTATATctggagcgttctacgagTACGAATTGCATCGCACGACTCATCCGGATGTATTTCttgtggaaaaaatattacgcagGAAGGGTGACGAGGTCTATGTAAAGTGgttgggattcgatggatcgCACAATTCATGGATACACAAAGACAATATCATTTGATtcatacagaaaaaataaacgtttatttattataaacatacaaaagtacaatgtataaaatatacaaataaattttataatacataacaaaGAGTATCTTTATTATTCCTTCTTCCTTAtccttaatatataataggtataaaaatcttttttcgtacgagttttagatatataaaaatacatgtgaaatatgaaatacaaaaacgcagaaatataaaatacataaaatatgtgtaaaatgtataatatatacagtacaaaatgtaaaactacaaaaatacatgatataaaatatacaaatatgaaatacgtatttaatacaatatattacaaagGTATCCGCCAATGTCCCCACGGCAATGTTTCAATCGAATCCGGCACGAGATATCGTTTGTCATCGTACGGGCTCagggcaatttttttttcggatATCGTGTATACTTCATGTAACTTTGATCGTATACATGATTGACGACGTGTCATTTCGATTTTTTCGCAGAGACAGCGTGTATAATCATCGAATGTTATAGTTCGCGCGACGACGCTGCTCTTGACACCTTTAGCCTTTTTGGTGTTTTTCTTCCTATCCACCTTTATTGCATACATTTTCGCCCTGAGTCCAACAAACTCGGTCATTATCGCACCGTTGTTCTCGTCCTTCATTAAACCcggtacttttttattttcaagaggCATACTGTATGCGTTGTTGATCGAATAATCGCTTGTGTCGAATCTTGCAATATCACGcttcatattttcataaatattctcgCACTCGACATGGTATATGAGACACTGTCGGTGTCGGTATACATTACTTTGCATTTATCGCGATATAGTGGTAGCATGTACTCGTGGTGAAATTCATATTTTGGAAATGTCGAGTATACACATTCCTACGTAGATCGGTTTGTTGAATTTCACCTCGAGATTATGCAGTTCGATAGCGATTAAGTTCTCCGAAAATACGCTTCTGCTGTGAAAATTAGGTTTTGCGATTATTGCCTCCGCGCCGTACCGTCCGTcccattttgttaaaagttttacgtCAACGTGATTGCGCACATTCTCCATAGTTTTCCCGAATACCGCATTAttcataagtttatataaatttttttcgaaattattttttgcaaggGTTCGGAATTGTGTGTTTAATTCTATATACTTGCAGAGTCATGGAGATTGTGCGAATTTTAACACGCGGTGTATTTGTGTTACGCGGAGACCATGACGCATGCACTGTTGCAAGTTGCGATAATGAATGATGTAACGCTTCTTATCGCAAACAGTTGCAAGCAATTTCTCTTCTCGCGTACCGGGCGGCTTGAGTAGGAATAGGAGGGTGGTTCTGACTACGGGGCTCCGAGGGGGGGGTGAGGGGCGGCGGGGTATTTGCGGGgaggggtatgacgtcacgcggggtatgacgtcacgcgggggaggggggatgaCGTCACACAAACGGGTGCcgccgcttatcagtataaacatttatgtaaacaacATGCTAGTTgtaacctgatataaacaaataccgGTCGGTagccgcttatcagtataaacatttatgtaaactaCAAGTCAATTGTAACTAGATATAAACAATAACTTGCCGGTCaccgcttatcagtataaacatttctaagaaaaataatatgcgagttgcaacttgatataaacaattaggcCCTGCGGCTAGAAGTAGTAATTaggtataaacaatttttatctatggGTCTTTCTAtcgcttatcagtataaacattttttaagtaaaataatatgcgaGTTGCAACTTGATATAAACGAAtttctaagaatatttatcGTACGGAGCGCCGAATCGTCGgcagctgataaatttattcgacaGCTCTTGGAATagctataaacaaaaatcgcTGACCATATCCGGTAGCggtttgttataaacaaattttttatcgcgacAAGGAGCGCCGAACCGTTGGCAGCTTAAATTTCTAGATAATGAATCGGTAGTGAGTGcgttaaaattagatatttgtGGAGgggataaaaattagatattttgtgGAGgggataaaaattagattttttgttGAGGGGGATAAAAAAAGGGGGTATTTCGTGGAGgggataataatataaaaaagagctCCCGACAACGTTATTGCATCAGTCAAATAGTGGAATACGAACGGTAAAGCTTTAACAACGTTACCGCAGCAGTTGattggtggaagtcagattgTAAAGTGTCTGAAGAAAGAACCGTACGAgatgaactattacgttccgatccAACAGAATGACGGGTGCGATAAatcgtaagtatttttaattaaattaaaatctatatatttaaatcctatatattttctatatttttctataacttgatatattctttttgCAGAACATTATCGCAGCCGCGCTATACTCCTCGCATCCTGGGAAGGCGATTCGCTTTAACCGCCACTGCctacaaatatttggatatcGGAGTCAGTGTGGGACGTGAACCTTTTGTGGAGATGATTCTTGGCGACAACAAAAGCAATCAGATACAGCTGTCACGTGATACCTGGGTAATAATGATCGAGAAACGCATGGATATCGAGCGACTCCTGCAGTCAACCACCGCTACATCATTGTGGATTAATGATCTTTTCATCGAACTCGTCAAATTACGTAATgaaattgtcataaaatttacattaaataataaagcttTG
Proteins encoded in this window:
- the LOC118648303 gene encoding uncharacterized protein LOC118648303, with translation MNYYVPIQQNDGCDKSTLSQPRYTPRILGRRFALTATAYKYLDIGVSVGREPFVEMILGDNKSNQIQLSRDTWVIMIEKRMDIERLLQSTTATSLWINDLFIELVKLRNEIVIKFTLNNKALYMKPLTVQFLLNLEDVINNVYFKLSRDMFVVKEKYNRFVNCLQRNNINNKCDAVKLLDEICVKTSLIDCELMVYASDNIVYDALNNK